One Proteinivorax tanatarense DNA segment encodes these proteins:
- a CDS encoding AbgT family transporter, protein MVAKQKNKKGIGTRFLDFVEVVGNKLPHPMMLFFILAALVLVLSLVLSAINVSVEHPVSGEEVEVINLLNADGIRDIFTKAVDNFVNFAPLGVVLVAMLGVGVADKTGLISSTLKKLILGAPDKLVTVVVILAGILSNVAADAGYVVVIPLGAIVFAAKGRHPIAGLAAAFAGVSGGFSANLVPSMLDPMLAGFTQDAILSSGLVEEYTVTATANLYFMMASTVLITIVGTLVTEKIVEPRLGKYSGDHEEKFDPLTEQENKALKSALIGLAIFVIGLLVMLVPQNGIMRGEEGAIITAMTPFMNSMIPLIALMFLLPALFYGRKAGTIKSNHDVANYMGQSMADMGGYIALAFAASQFVAYFEWSQIGSVISISGANFLQWIGLDAWPIPLILAFILVCAIINIFIGSATAKWGIMAPVFVPMLYLLGTDPEVVQLAYRIGDSTTNIISPLLPYFAFIIAFAQKYEKNLGIGTLVSTMLPYSIAFTISWMILLTVWLLLGIPVGF, encoded by the coding sequence ATGGTAGCTAAGCAAAAAAATAAGAAAGGGATAGGAACACGTTTTTTAGACTTCGTAGAAGTTGTAGGTAACAAGCTCCCTCACCCCATGATGTTATTCTTCATACTTGCAGCTCTTGTACTTGTTCTATCTTTGGTTTTAAGTGCAATTAACGTTTCGGTAGAGCACCCTGTTTCTGGTGAAGAAGTTGAGGTAATTAACCTTCTAAACGCCGATGGTATTCGAGATATTTTTACAAAAGCGGTAGATAATTTTGTTAACTTTGCACCTCTAGGAGTTGTGCTAGTAGCAATGTTAGGTGTTGGTGTAGCAGATAAAACTGGCCTTATATCTTCTACTCTGAAAAAGCTTATATTAGGAGCTCCGGATAAACTTGTAACAGTTGTAGTGATATTAGCTGGAATTTTATCTAATGTTGCTGCTGATGCTGGATATGTTGTTGTAATACCTCTTGGTGCTATTGTCTTTGCTGCTAAAGGAAGGCACCCAATAGCTGGGCTTGCTGCTGCCTTTGCTGGTGTTTCTGGGGGCTTCAGTGCTAACTTAGTACCTTCAATGCTTGACCCGATGTTGGCTGGATTTACACAAGATGCTATTTTAAGCTCTGGTTTGGTCGAAGAGTATACGGTTACTGCTACAGCAAACTTATATTTTATGATGGCTTCAACAGTTTTGATTACTATTGTTGGTACTTTAGTAACTGAAAAGATTGTGGAACCTAGACTAGGTAAATATTCAGGAGATCATGAGGAAAAATTCGATCCCCTTACTGAGCAAGAGAATAAAGCATTAAAATCTGCTCTAATTGGATTAGCTATATTTGTTATAGGTTTACTAGTGATGCTAGTTCCACAAAATGGTATTATGCGTGGAGAAGAGGGAGCTATTATTACCGCCATGACACCATTTATGAATTCTATGATACCTTTAATAGCTTTAATGTTTCTACTTCCAGCGCTCTTTTATGGTAGAAAAGCTGGTACAATTAAGAGTAACCATGATGTTGCAAATTATATGGGGCAGTCCATGGCTGATATGGGCGGTTATATCGCACTAGCGTTTGCAGCTTCTCAGTTTGTGGCATACTTTGAATGGAGTCAAATTGGAAGTGTTATTTCTATATCAGGTGCAAACTTCTTACAATGGATAGGACTAGATGCTTGGCCTATCCCGCTGATATTGGCTTTTATACTGGTATGTGCTATTATTAACATCTTTATCGGTAGCGCAACTGCAAAGTGGGGTATTATGGCTCCAGTATTTGTACCGATGTTATATTTACTAGGGACAGATCCAGAAGTTGTGCAGCTAGCATATCGTATTGGTGATTCGACAACCAATATTATTTCTCCATTGCTACCATATTTTGCATTTATAATTGCATTTGCCCAAAAATACGAGAAAAATTTAGGAATTGGAACTCTAGTTTCTACAATGCTTCCATACTCTATTGCATTCACAATTTCTTGGATGATTTTGCTAACAGTGTGGCTGTTACTTGGAATACCGGTAGGATTTTAA
- a CDS encoding ion channel: MGRKTIIACNILILFFLYIIIAVFFAFIYILLDIVELGKIVDHHASLYHQQQAIDLFTRSIYFSFITLFAVGYGDVSPLGLAKGVAIVQALVGYVLPYAIILNYIVFKPKIIRWHVKKKIR, from the coding sequence ATGGGCCGCAAAACTATTATAGCTTGCAATATTTTGATACTATTTTTTCTTTATATAATAATTGCTGTTTTTTTTGCCTTTATTTATATATTATTAGATATTGTGGAATTAGGCAAAATAGTTGATCACCATGCTTCTTTATATCATCAACAACAAGCAATTGATCTTTTTACCCGTTCGATATATTTTAGTTTTATCACTCTGTTTGCAGTTGGTTATGGAGATGTATCACCACTGGGTCTAGCAAAGGGAGTTGCCATCGTCCAAGCGCTAGTTGGATATGTGCTTCCTTACGCAATAATATTAAATTACATAGTATTTAAGCCTAAAATTATTAGGTGGCATGTAAAAAAGAAAATTAGGTAA